In Streptomyces puniciscabiei, a single genomic region encodes these proteins:
- a CDS encoding response regulator, with amino-acid sequence MTRVLVVEDDPQLVRALVINLQARHYGVDAAPDGATALRLAAARQPDVVMLDLGLPDMDGVDVITALRGWTRVPILVLSARQASDEKVAALDAGADDYVTKPFSMDELLARLRAAVRRTEETPLVPETTLVETEHFTLDLLAKKAVRDGRDVRLTPTEWHLLEILVTNPGRLITQKQLLQEVWGVSQSNKTNYLRVYMAQLRRKLESDPSHPRYLITEPGMGYRFEG; translated from the coding sequence ATGACCAGGGTGCTCGTGGTGGAGGACGACCCGCAGCTCGTACGGGCCCTCGTGATCAACCTGCAGGCACGTCACTACGGCGTGGACGCCGCCCCCGACGGCGCCACCGCGCTCCGCCTGGCCGCCGCCCGCCAACCGGACGTGGTGATGCTCGATCTCGGCCTGCCCGACATGGACGGGGTCGATGTCATCACGGCCCTGCGCGGCTGGACCCGTGTCCCGATCCTGGTCCTCTCCGCCCGTCAGGCGTCCGACGAGAAGGTCGCGGCCCTCGACGCGGGCGCCGACGACTACGTCACCAAGCCGTTCAGCATGGACGAACTGCTGGCCCGGCTGCGGGCGGCCGTCCGACGCACCGAGGAGACCCCGCTGGTCCCCGAGACGACCCTGGTCGAGACGGAGCACTTCACCCTCGACCTGCTCGCGAAGAAAGCCGTACGGGACGGGCGCGACGTACGCCTGACCCCGACCGAATGGCACCTGCTGGAGATCCTGGTGACCAACCCCGGCCGGCTGATCACCCAGAAGCAGCTGCTCCAGGAGGTGTGGGGGGTCTCCCAGAGCAACAAGACCAACTACCTGCGCGTCTACATGGCCCAGCTGCGACGCAAACTGGAATCGGACCCCTCCCACCCCCGCTATCTCATCACCGAGCCCGGCATGGGCTACCGCTTCGAAGGATGA